In Fusarium fujikuroi IMI 58289 draft genome, chromosome FFUJ_chr08, one genomic interval encodes:
- a CDS encoding related to G protein coupled receptor like protein, whose amino-acid sequence MSSAEHLSNSQLRALSIIERTCSVFSLLGSLFIIATFLSSKAFHKPINRLVFYASFGNMMTNVGTLMSRSYIGSPNSVGCQFQAFLIQMFMPADAFWTLSMAINVYLTFYFKFDARRLRKMEIPYLIGCYGIPFVPAFVYIFIKNEEGHRMYGNATLWCWVSMEWDIWRIITFYGPVWVVIAITFFIYIRAGSTIYRKRQELDDFSSTDRDLTYGAGDHLGTIKTTEVSVTTEVVTPNAIHLQPMGGRRAPDPSDPSSNAYSVHISAQPSSGDVGDEVLPIERQQTRASVQVPAQQQQQQRSGGNPSRRRNRELSNAAWQYTKCALLFFTAILITWVPSSANRVYSVFHTKNSSVPLEFMSAFVLPLQGFWNALIYMVTSWSACKNLATDLRMGRRPDVTELVGGMAPEVGANNARTMTSHHRHNLGQFRRSNKFETESMTELANESRPTSDDERRDNVRV is encoded by the exons atgtcttccgCCGAACATCTCTCCAACTCGCAGCTCCGCGCTCTGAGTATCATTGAGCGGACATGCTCCGTCTTCTCATTGCTCGGCTCACTCTTTATTATCGCCACATTCTTGTCATCGAAGGCCTTTCATAAACCCATCAACCGACTGGTATTTTATGCTTCTTTTGGCAACATGATGACCAACGTCGGTACATTGATGTCAAGATCCTATATAGGCTCACCAAATTCTGTGGGCTGTCAATTCCAGGCCTTCCTCATCCAGAT GTTCATGCCTGCCGATGCCTTCTGGACCTTGTCCATGGCCATCAATGTCTACCTGACATTTTATTTCAAGTTCGATGCCCGAAGACTacggaagatggagattCCCTATCTCATCGGATGTTACGGTATCCCTTTCGTACCAGCCTTCGTatacatcttcatcaagaacgAGGAGGGACACCGAATGTATGGTAATGCCACACTGTGGTGTTGGGTGAGCATGGAGTGGGATATTTGGCGTATCATCACTTTCTACGGACCTGTCTG GGTTGTCATTGccattaccttttttatctACATCCGTGCTGGTAGCACCATCTATCGCAAGCGGCAGGAGCTTGATGATTTTAGCTCCACCGATCGAGATCTGACTTATGGGGCTGGAGATCATCTGGGAACTATTAAGACCACAGAAGTTTCAGTCACCACAGAGGTCGTTACTCCGAATGCGATTCATCTTCAGCCCATGGGGGGCCGTCGAGCACCCGACCCTAGTGACCCCAGCTCTAACGCATACTCAGTTCACATCTCAGCGCAGCCTAGCTCCGGGGACGTCGGGGATGAAGTTCTCCCTATTGAACGACAACAAACACGGGCGAGTGTTCAAGTTCCtgcacagcagcagcagcagcaacgaTCAGGAGGCAATCCTTCTCGAAGGAGGAATCGAGAACTCAGTAATGCAGCATGGCAATACACAAAGTGTGCCCTGCTGTTCTTCACAGCCATCTTGATCACATGGGTCCCATCAAGCGCCAACCGTGTGTACTCAGTATTCCACACCAAAAACTCATCTGTGCCGCTTGAGTTCATGAGTGCCTTTGTGCTCCCTCTTCAGGGCTTTTGGAATGCCCTCATTTATATGGTTACATCTTGGAGTGCGTGCAAGAACTTGGCTACTGACCTACGTATGGGTCGAAGGCCGGATGTGACAGAGCTCGTTGGCGGCATGGCACCAGAGGTCGGGGCCAATAACGCAAGGACAATGACCAGCCACCATCGACACAACCTCGGTCAGTTCCGACGATCGAATAAGTTCGAAACGGAAAGTATGACTGAACTGGCCAACGAGAGCCGGCCAACTTCAGACGATGAGCGGAGAGACAACGTGCGTGTATAA
- a CDS encoding related to purine transporter azgA: METSPGQPGITPMPNQEDVNIAQHLGRSRYFGLRDFFDRVDHYVTTSAFGYFFTLSGTGHPQEIAGATFFREVRAGITTFATMAYIIAVNAALLAQSGGTCVCDLTDRHACDKIDSYVACKEDIRRDIVTATAAVSGLASFMFGFLTNLPVALAPGMGLNAYFTFQVVGYNGSGPISYRLALTAVFVEGLIFIFLALTGMRQWLVKLIPSTIKTATGVGIGFFLTEIGLSYSAGIGAITGGGKATPLALGGCPQELLDEVTGMCTEGQMSSPKLWVAVFCGGIVTAFLMAFRVKYALILGIALVSVLSWPRNTPITYFPHTDEGDSRFDFFSQVVMWHPIERTLNQLDWSFGGSASQFALALFTFLYVDIIDATATLYSMVRFCGVVNPRDGDFPRSTLAYCTDAFFISVGALLGSSPVTAFIESGAGIAEGGRTGLTAMTTGLCFTAAVFFAPIFASVPPWATGCTLILVGCMMIRQITQINWRYIGDVLPSFVVMTFIPFSYSVAYGLIAGVFVYAVLNGLVGIVVWVTRGYVEPREYDLKEYWTWKGSGRPPWFIRAIRHGRNTGGENDEDQPGDSGHAMRDLDYDNRRENSSSRTASSGKGDQPMSPSNERWER, from the exons ATGGAAACCTCGCCAGGGCAGCCAGGCATTACGCCTATGCCCAACCAAGAAGATGTCAACATTGCTCAACATCTTGGCCGCTCTCGATACTTTGGTCTTCGTGACTTTTTTGATCGTGTTGACCACTATGTCACCACTTCAGCCTTTGGGTACTTCTTCACCCTCAGTGGTACTGGACAC CCTCAAGAGATTGCTGGAGCGACCTTCTTTCGAGAAGTTCGAGCTGGTATCACAACCTTTGCTACTATGGCATACATCATCGCTGTCAAC GCTGCTCTGCTCGCTCAGTCTGGCGGTACTTGTGTATGTGACTTGACCGATCGACACGCATGTGACAAGATTGATTCATATGTTGCTTGCAAAGAGG ACATTCGACGAGATATCGTCACTGCTACAGCTGCAGTCTCCGGCTTGGCAAGCTTCATGTTCGGCTTTCTTACCAACCTCCCTGTTGCCCTCGC CCCCGGTATGGGCCTCAATGCATACTTTACCTTTCAAGTTGTCGGATACAACGGAAGCGGCCCCATCTCTTACCGTCTCGCACTTACAGCTGTCTTCGTTGAGGGccttatcttcatcttccttgctCTCACGGGTATGCGCCAGTGGCTTGTCAAGCTTATACCTTCTACCATCAAGACTGCCACGGGCGTTGGTatcggcttcttcctcactgAAATCGGTCTCTCGTACTCTGCCGGTATTGGTGCTATTACCGGTGGTGGAAAGGCTACTCCTCTTGCGCTTGGGGGCTGCCCCCAGGAGCTGCTTGACGAGGTGACTGGCATGTGCACAGAAGGGCAGATGTCGAGCCCCAAG TTGTGGGTTGCTGTCTTTTGCGGCGGTATTGTCACTGCCTTTCTTATGGCGTTCCGCGTCAAGTACGCCCTCATCCTTGGCATTGCTCTCGTTTCTGTTCTGTCATGGCC TCGCAACACTCCCATCACGTACTTCCCACACACTGACGAGGGAGACTCCCGTTTCGACTTCTTCAGTCAAGTCGTTATGTGGCACCCGATTGAAAGAACTCTTAACCAGCTCGACTGGTCCTTTGGTGGTTCGGCATCTCAATTCGCCCTCGCTCTCTTTACCTTCCTTTACGTCGACATCATCGATGCTACCGCTACTCTCTACTCCATGGTTCGCTTCTGTGGTGTTGTGAACCCTCGCGACGGTGACTTTCCTCGCTCGACTCTTGCGTATTGCACAGAcgctttcttcatctctgTCGGTGCTTTGTTGGGCAGCTCACCTGTTACCGCTTTCATCGAGAGTGGTGCTGGCATCGCTGAGGGTGGAAGAACTGGCTTGACTGCCATGACCACTGGACTATGCTTTACCGCTGCTGTGTTCTTTGCGCCTATCTTTGCATCTGTACCACCTTGGGCAACTGGTTGCACTTTAATTCTG GTCGGCTGCATGATGATCCGTCAAATCACCCAGATCAACTGGCGATACATCGGCGACGTTCTGCCCTCTTTCGTCGTCATGACATTCATCCCTTTCAGCTACAGTGTAGCCTATGGTCTTATCGC CGGTGTTTTTGTCTACGCAGTCCTCAACGGTCTTGTCGGCATCGTTGTCTGGGTTACACGTGGCTATGTTGAGCCTCGCGAGTACGATCTCAAGGAGTACTGGACCTGGAAGGGTTCAGGCCGCCCTCCTTGGTTCATTCGCGCCATTCGCCACGGTCGAAATACTGGTGGGGAGAATGATGAAGACCAGCCAGGTGATTCTGGCCATGCCATGAGAGATCTTGACTACGACAACCGCCGCGAGAACAGCAGCTCCAGGACTGCCTCCAGCGGCAAAGGCGATCAACCTATGTCACCCTCCAATGAACGGTGGGAGCGTTGA
- a CDS encoding related to 26S proteasome-associated ubiquitin carboxyl-terminal hydrolase, with the protein MSGGWNTIESDAGVFTSLIENLGVKDVQFEELLTLDPSELLSLQPVYGVIFLFKYPTDQPYATPEGPRDGSFDNAASENIFFAAQTIQNACATQALLSVLLNKTNDVEIGEKLGDFREFTMVLPPEFRGEALSNSDLIREVHNSFARSSPFADETDKTGAEAEDAFHFIAYTPINGTLYELDGLQPAPISHGACSSEDFPTKVVDVLQRRIARYDTTEIRFNLLAMCRDLRQRARDFGDEELLAREERKRRDWMFENALRRHNFVGFAGEVMKGVVRSKIAEGGDAACEKWVKESLERRKNAEQAMRGRAGGGDGDGDVDMGA; encoded by the exons ATGAGTGGCGGATGGAATACCA TTGAGTCCGATGCG GGTGTCTTTACCTCTCTcatcgagaaccttggcGTGAAAGACGTTCAGTTCGAAGAACTCCTCACACTCGACCCATCTGAGCTGCTGTCCTTACAGCCCGTATACGGCgtgatcttcctcttcaagtACCCGACTGATCAACCGTATGCGACACCCGAAGGACCCCGCGACGGCTCGTTCGACAATGCCGCATCCGAAAacatcttctttgctgcCCAGACGATTCAGAATGCATGCGCGACGCAAGCTCTGTTGAGTGTACTACTCAATAAGACGAACGATGTTGAAATAGGCGAGAAGCTCGGCGACTTCAGAGAGTTCACCATGGTGTTGCCGCCCGAGTTCCGTGGTGAGGCGTTGAGTAACTCTGACCTCATCCGTGAGGTGCACAACAGCTTTGCTCGTAGCAGCCCTTTTGCCGACGAGACAGACAAGACTGGCGCCGAGGCGGAGGATGCTTTCCATTTTATCGCTTATACACCTATCAACGGTACACTCTACGAGCTCGATGGTTTGCAACCGGCGCCCATCTCCCACGGTGCTTGCAGCTCTGAGGACTTCCCCACCAAGGTAGTCGATGTTCTCCAACGCCGCATTGCACGGTATGACACCACCGAGATTCGATTTAATCTCCTGGCTATGTGCCGAGATCTACGACAACGTGCGCGCGACTTCGGGGATGAGGAGCTGTTGGCAAGAGAAGAGCGCAAGCGACGAGATTGGATGTTTGAGAATGCTCTGCGCAGACATAATTTTGTGGGCTTTGCGGGTGAGGTGATGAAGGGCGTTGTGCGCAGTAAGATCGCCGAGGGTGGTGACGCTGCCTGTGAGAAGTGGGTGAAGGAGAGCCTAGAAAGGAGGAAGAATGCAGAGCAGGCTATGAGAGGTCGAGCTGGAGGTGGTGACGGGGACGGCGATGTTGATATGGGAGCTTGA